Proteins encoded within one genomic window of Ostrinia nubilalis chromosome 5, ilOstNubi1.1, whole genome shotgun sequence:
- the LOC135071861 gene encoding dnaJ homolog subfamily B member 6 isoform X1, giving the protein MVDYYRILGVTKTATETEIKKAYRKLALKWHPDKNPDNADEANRRFKEISEAYEVLSDETKRKLYDARGSSHHGHRYQSKNGVNGHRHFSFKGFFGETPFHRFFERKRRMYDQYGKEGLNNSRGRRSAADDDYEFGYASFPFTFRDPEEVFREFFGGSPFGELFAGFPLSRPEINGHGHHRHGRRAQHAGTSLTSSLFSPFGFGMGGLDDIFAHAASNGNTFTSFSTFNSSLAGPGSANMRSTTTTTRIVNGKKITTKKVTENGRETVMSYENGVLKSKTVNGVAQSLTYS; this is encoded by the exons ATGGTAGACTACTACAGGATACTAGGCGTTACGAAGACTGCCACAGAGACAGAAATAAAGAAAGC GTACAGAAAACTTGCACTGAAGTGGCATCCTGACAAAAATCCTGATAATGCAGATGAAGCCAATAGAAGGTTTAAAGAAATATCAGAAGCTTATGAAGTTCTCTCTGATG AAACCAAGCGGAAATTATATGATGCAAGGGGATCCAGTCATCATGGGCACAGATATCAAAGCAAGAATGGAGTAAATGGGCACCGACACTTTAGCTTCAAGGGTTTTTTTGGAGAGACACCATTCCACCGCTTTTTTG AACGGAAGCGGCGAATGTACGATCAATATGGAAAGGAGGGCTTGAATAACAGCAGAGGCCGTCGCTCAGCGGCCGATGATGACTACGAGTTCGGCTACGCGAGTTTCCCGTTCACATTCCGAGATCCGGAAGAAGTGTTTAGAGAATTCTTCGGCGGGTCTCCTTTCGGCGAACTTTTTGCTG GTTTTCCCCTATCCCGTCCAGAAATCAACGGGCACGGCCACCACCGGCACGGGCGGCGCGCGCAGCACGCGGGCACGTCGCTGACGTCGTCGCTGTTCAGCCCCTTCGGCTTCGGCATGGGCGGGCTGGACGACATCTTCGCGCACGCCGCCTCCAACGGGAACACCTTCACGTCCTTCTCCACCTTCAACAGCTCGCTGGCCGGGCCCGGCAGCGCCAACATGCGGAGCACCACGACCACCACGCGCATTGTCAACGGGAAGAAGATTACTACCAAAAA agtCACGGAAAACGGTCGTGAGACTGTGATGTCTTACGAAAATGGGGTCCTTAAATCAAAGACTGTCAATggagtagcccagtcactaacaTACAGTTAG
- the LOC135071861 gene encoding dnaJ homolog subfamily B member 6 isoform X2 → MVDYYRILGVTKTATETEIKKAYRKLALKWHPDKNPDNADEANRRFKEISEAYEVLSDETKRKLYDARGSSHHGHRYQSKNGVNGHRHFSFKGFFGETPFHRFFERKRRMYDQYGKEGLNNSRGRRSAADDDYEFGYASFPFTFRDPEEVFREFFGGSPFGELFAEINGHGHHRHGRRAQHAGTSLTSSLFSPFGFGMGGLDDIFAHAASNGNTFTSFSTFNSSLAGPGSANMRSTTTTTRIVNGKKITTKKVTENGRETVMSYENGVLKSKTVNGVAQSLTYS, encoded by the exons ATGGTAGACTACTACAGGATACTAGGCGTTACGAAGACTGCCACAGAGACAGAAATAAAGAAAGC GTACAGAAAACTTGCACTGAAGTGGCATCCTGACAAAAATCCTGATAATGCAGATGAAGCCAATAGAAGGTTTAAAGAAATATCAGAAGCTTATGAAGTTCTCTCTGATG AAACCAAGCGGAAATTATATGATGCAAGGGGATCCAGTCATCATGGGCACAGATATCAAAGCAAGAATGGAGTAAATGGGCACCGACACTTTAGCTTCAAGGGTTTTTTTGGAGAGACACCATTCCACCGCTTTTTTG AACGGAAGCGGCGAATGTACGATCAATATGGAAAGGAGGGCTTGAATAACAGCAGAGGCCGTCGCTCAGCGGCCGATGATGACTACGAGTTCGGCTACGCGAGTTTCCCGTTCACATTCCGAGATCCGGAAGAAGTGTTTAGAGAATTCTTCGGCGGGTCTCCTTTCGGCGAACTTTTTGCTG AAATCAACGGGCACGGCCACCACCGGCACGGGCGGCGCGCGCAGCACGCGGGCACGTCGCTGACGTCGTCGCTGTTCAGCCCCTTCGGCTTCGGCATGGGCGGGCTGGACGACATCTTCGCGCACGCCGCCTCCAACGGGAACACCTTCACGTCCTTCTCCACCTTCAACAGCTCGCTGGCCGGGCCCGGCAGCGCCAACATGCGGAGCACCACGACCACCACGCGCATTGTCAACGGGAAGAAGATTACTACCAAAAA agtCACGGAAAACGGTCGTGAGACTGTGATGTCTTACGAAAATGGGGTCCTTAAATCAAAGACTGTCAATggagtagcccagtcactaacaTACAGTTAG
- the LOC135071861 gene encoding dnaJ homolog subfamily B member 6 isoform X3 yields the protein MVDYYRILGVTKTATETEIKKAYRKLALKWHPDKNPDNADEANRRFKEISEAYEVLSDERKRRMYDQYGKEGLNNSRGRRSAADDDYEFGYASFPFTFRDPEEVFREFFGGSPFGELFAGFPLSRPEINGHGHHRHGRRAQHAGTSLTSSLFSPFGFGMGGLDDIFAHAASNGNTFTSFSTFNSSLAGPGSANMRSTTTTTRIVNGKKITTKKVTENGRETVMSYENGVLKSKTVNGVAQSLTYS from the exons ATGGTAGACTACTACAGGATACTAGGCGTTACGAAGACTGCCACAGAGACAGAAATAAAGAAAGC GTACAGAAAACTTGCACTGAAGTGGCATCCTGACAAAAATCCTGATAATGCAGATGAAGCCAATAGAAGGTTTAAAGAAATATCAGAAGCTTATGAAGTTCTCTCTGATG AACGGAAGCGGCGAATGTACGATCAATATGGAAAGGAGGGCTTGAATAACAGCAGAGGCCGTCGCTCAGCGGCCGATGATGACTACGAGTTCGGCTACGCGAGTTTCCCGTTCACATTCCGAGATCCGGAAGAAGTGTTTAGAGAATTCTTCGGCGGGTCTCCTTTCGGCGAACTTTTTGCTG GTTTTCCCCTATCCCGTCCAGAAATCAACGGGCACGGCCACCACCGGCACGGGCGGCGCGCGCAGCACGCGGGCACGTCGCTGACGTCGTCGCTGTTCAGCCCCTTCGGCTTCGGCATGGGCGGGCTGGACGACATCTTCGCGCACGCCGCCTCCAACGGGAACACCTTCACGTCCTTCTCCACCTTCAACAGCTCGCTGGCCGGGCCCGGCAGCGCCAACATGCGGAGCACCACGACCACCACGCGCATTGTCAACGGGAAGAAGATTACTACCAAAAA agtCACGGAAAACGGTCGTGAGACTGTGATGTCTTACGAAAATGGGGTCCTTAAATCAAAGACTGTCAATggagtagcccagtcactaacaTACAGTTAG
- the LOC135071861 gene encoding dnaJ homolog subfamily B member 6 isoform X4 translates to MVDYYRILGVTKTATETEIKKAYRKLALKWHPDKNPDNADEANRRFKEISEAYEVLSDERKRRMYDQYGKEGLNNSRGRRSAADDDYEFGYASFPFTFRDPEEVFREFFGGSPFGELFAEINGHGHHRHGRRAQHAGTSLTSSLFSPFGFGMGGLDDIFAHAASNGNTFTSFSTFNSSLAGPGSANMRSTTTTTRIVNGKKITTKKVTENGRETVMSYENGVLKSKTVNGVAQSLTYS, encoded by the exons ATGGTAGACTACTACAGGATACTAGGCGTTACGAAGACTGCCACAGAGACAGAAATAAAGAAAGC GTACAGAAAACTTGCACTGAAGTGGCATCCTGACAAAAATCCTGATAATGCAGATGAAGCCAATAGAAGGTTTAAAGAAATATCAGAAGCTTATGAAGTTCTCTCTGATG AACGGAAGCGGCGAATGTACGATCAATATGGAAAGGAGGGCTTGAATAACAGCAGAGGCCGTCGCTCAGCGGCCGATGATGACTACGAGTTCGGCTACGCGAGTTTCCCGTTCACATTCCGAGATCCGGAAGAAGTGTTTAGAGAATTCTTCGGCGGGTCTCCTTTCGGCGAACTTTTTGCTG AAATCAACGGGCACGGCCACCACCGGCACGGGCGGCGCGCGCAGCACGCGGGCACGTCGCTGACGTCGTCGCTGTTCAGCCCCTTCGGCTTCGGCATGGGCGGGCTGGACGACATCTTCGCGCACGCCGCCTCCAACGGGAACACCTTCACGTCCTTCTCCACCTTCAACAGCTCGCTGGCCGGGCCCGGCAGCGCCAACATGCGGAGCACCACGACCACCACGCGCATTGTCAACGGGAAGAAGATTACTACCAAAAA agtCACGGAAAACGGTCGTGAGACTGTGATGTCTTACGAAAATGGGGTCCTTAAATCAAAGACTGTCAATggagtagcccagtcactaacaTACAGTTAG
- the LOC135071855 gene encoding F-box only protein 21-like, with the protein MKRIKKYFRKMSSQCLPVPTMEEVTQPPDTQIQSLPNEIVYKILLYSDCPDIVSFGATCKRFWELIEDNEILWRKKIKSILPPVMYDTVYKHCNGEWLSMVKGFHKVKKLIYAEILAMSPKFYWKCNDVTLEDVGPFFNIALSDNVSYYYVIFILQDLIAKGNAQIEKKCPKKPFTMTEMYYAKVVLRYLIHAFLALKWVRAHKRNELLPEIVVNFFLQWIDTVNLYSDTEMEKSLSDLADKVKVIINRQKPELATKTIEECCSQQLVDEKIVFKTIAMAIYQIPHMAITNTTSLDTLNIVKVLKLRCSDLIIVGIIYQSVAKRFGVHSELISFPYHLFLEWVDTTDVTRPLVYTIDLDTGDMKPKRRCPFSGTQTSKLNKYCPDSLLKYIYTAFQVTMGAIKNWNTQNAVFLLDFVGNSNNQINRYRNFLPYLFDYMDDHALETPLDITYLDYSHMELIKTIAYLDPPLEPFYTKEVVAKGHASNVKYAVGMICYHKKLEYVGIIRDWDLRCNPKLAKRTESELNLEYSKDQPFYYLVAADQSARYVAQENLVEIIHPTRLYHLEDAVAREFSHFDGFCYVPNDEKKAEYPDEAPIAALYRNRSYYRQ; encoded by the exons ATGAAGcgaataaagaaatattttcgtaaaatgAGTTCCCAATGTTTACCCGTGCCCACAATGGAAGAAGTAACTCAACCTCCGGACACTCAAATACAGTCCTTGCCAAATGAAATTGTATACAAAATATTGCTCTATTCTGATTGTCCTGATATTGTTTCATTTGGAGCTACATGTAAGCGTTTTTGGGAATTGATTGAAGACAATGAAATCCTTTGGAGAAAAAAAATCAAGTCTAT ATTACCACCTGTAATGTATGATACAGTATACAAACATTGTAATGGTGAGTGGCTGAGTATGGTCAAAGGATTTCACAAAGTCAAGAAACTTATTTATGCTGAAATTTTAGCCATGTCACCTAAATTTTATTG GAAATGTAATGATGTCACGCTAGAAGACGTAGGTCCATTTTTCAATATTGCATTAAGTGACAATgtgtcatattattatgtgattTTTATATTGCAAGATTTAATTGCAAAAGGAAATGCGCAAATTGAAAAGAAGTGTCCTAAAAa acCTTTTACCATGACCGAAATGTACTATGCAAAGGTGGTTCTGCGCTACTTGATCCATGCATTCCTTGCCTTAAAATGGGTAAGAGCACACAAGAGAAATGAGCTGCTTCCGGAAATTGTTGTAAATTTCTTCCTACAGTGGATAGATACTGTAAACCTGTATTCAGATACAGAAATGGAAAAGAGT tTAAGTGATTTGGCTGATAAAGTCAAAGTTATAATTAACAGACAAAAACCTGAACTGGCAACCAAAACTATTGAAGAGTGTTGCTCTCAACAATTAGTTGATGAGAAGATAGTATTCAAAACTATTGCTATGGCGATTTACCAGATACCGCACATGGCTATAACAAATACCACTAGCTTGGACACCCTAAACATTGTGAAG GTTTTGAAGCTAAGGTGTTCCGACCTAATTATTGTTGGTATTATATATCAATCCGTGGCGAAGCGTTTCGGTGTGCACAGCGAGTTGATCTCGTTCCCATACCACTTGTTCTTAGAGTGGGTGGACACCACCGACGTGACGCGCCCGCTCGTCTACACCATTGACCTGGACACGGGGGATATGAAACCGAAGCGACGGTGCCCCTTCTCTGGCACTCAAACCAGCAAACTGAATAAGTACTGCCCGGATTCATTGCTGAAATACATATACACGGCATTCCAAGTCACCATGGGAGCTATCAAAAACTG GAATACACAAAATGCTGTGTTCCTGTTAGACTTTGTGGGAAACAGCAACAACCAAATAAACCGTTACAGAAACTTTCTTCCTTACCTCTTCGATTATATGGATGATCATGCTTTGGAGACGCCGCTTGATATTACTTAC CTGGATTATTCACACATGGAACTCATCAAAACGATAGCTTACTTAGACCCGCCTCTTGAACCTTTCTATACCAAAGAG gtGGTGGCAAAAGGTCACGCCAGTAACGTAAAATACGCAGTGGGAATGATTTGTTATCATAAGAAATTAGAATATGTGGGCATCATTCGAGACTGGGACTTGAGATGCAATCCGAAGTTGGCCAAACGCACAGAATCTGAATTAAATTTGGAATACAGTAAGGACCAACCATTCTACTATCTTGTGGCAGCGGACCAGTCCGCCCGATATGTGGCTCAAG AAAACCTTGTTGAAATAATACATCCTACCCGACTATACCACTTGGAAGATGCCGTTGCACGAGAGTTCTCTCACTTTGACGGCTTCTGTTACGTGCCAAATGACGAAAAGAAGGCTGAATATCCTGATGAAGCACCAATCGCAGCTCTGTACCGCAATCGTTCTTATTATAGGCAATAA